The following proteins come from a genomic window of Rattus norvegicus strain BN/NHsdMcwi chromosome 8, GRCr8, whole genome shotgun sequence:
- the LOC100359922 gene encoding large ribosomal subunit protein eL13-like encodes MAPSRNGMILKPHFHKDWQQRVDTWFNQPARKIRRRKARQAKARRIAPRPASGPIRPIVRCPTVRYHTKVRAGRGFSLEELRVAGIHKKMARTIGISVDPRRRNKSTESLQANVQRLKEYRSKLILFPRKPSAPKKGDSSAEELKLATQLTGPVMPIRNVYKKEKARAITEEEKNFKAFASLRMARANCPALRHPSKEGERSRRARR; translated from the coding sequence ATGGCGCCCAGCCGGAATGGCATGATCCTGAAGCCCCACTTCCACAAGGACTGGCAGCAGCGAGTGGACACGTGGTTCAACCAGCCGGCCCGCAAGATCCGCAGACGCAAGGCCCGGCAGGCGAAAGCGCGCCGCATCGCCCCTCGCCCCGCGTCCGGTCCCATCAGGCCCATCGTGAGGTGCCCTACAGTTAGATACCACACCAAGGTCCGGGCTGGCAGGGGCTTCAGCCTGGAGGAGCTCAGGGTGGCTGGTATCCACAAGAAAATGGCACGCACCATCGGCATCTCCGTGGACCCAAGGAGGCGAAACAAATCCACGGAGTCACTGCAGGCCAACGTGCAGCGCCTGAAGGAGTACCGCTCCAAGCTCATACTTTTCCCCAGGAAGCCTTCTGCTCCGAAGAAGGGAGACAGTTCTGCTGAAGAACTTAAATTGGCCACGCAGCTAACAGGACCTGTGATGCCCATCCGGAATGTGTACAAAAAGGAGAAGGCCAGAGCCATCACGGAAGAGGAGAAGAACTTTAAGGCTTTCGCCAGCCTTCGCATGGCCCGAGCCAATTGCCCGGCTCTTCGGCATCCGAGCAAAGAGGGCGAAAGAAGCCGCAGAGCAAGACGttga